The DNA sequence GTGCGTTTATCTTTTGCCGATATGTTTCAGGTTGTACTACTTCCGTTTTACGGGGAGATCTTGGATAACCTCCGGCCAGGTCAATCACCGACTTGCGTAGCCAAGGGAACGACATCATCATGGCGGTAAAGGCCATCACCAGCGCCAAAATGAGAGAATAAAAGCCCAGCACATTGTGTAAATCATAGTTGATGCGCTTCCATTTCGTTTTCCAGTTGATCGTGAAGCTTTGCCTAACCATGCGCTTGCTCCAACGCTTCGGCCACCAAAGTATCAAGCCGGATAGAGTGATCACAAAAAATAGCAACGTTCCCCAACCGACAATAGGCCGACCGATTTCTGTTGGCATCCAGAGATGACGATGCCCTTCGTCCATGAAATGAAAGAAATCCTCATGATCTACCTCCGCTATGATCTGCGCATTGTACGGATTTACATACATCAAAGTATCTCCATGGTTGATGCCAATTTTAATTGGCTTACGATGACCGTAGTACCAGAAGCTTTCCAACTCTTTATCTGGATAAATGTTTTTAATTTTTTGGTAAACTACACTGGGGGCTAATAGTTCAGTTTGCTGTGGGTGATCAGGAG is a window from the Sphingobacterium sp. lm-10 genome containing:
- a CDS encoding PepSY-associated TM helix domain-containing protein, translated to MKKIVLKINAWLHLWLGLISGIVVVILSITGCALVFEEEIKYSWLYSASPDHPQQTELLAPSVVYQKIKNIYPDKELESFWYYGHRKPIKIGINHGDTLMYVNPYNAQIIAEVDHEDFFHFMDEGHRHLWMPTEIGRPIVGWGTLLFFVITLSGLILWWPKRWSKRMVRQSFTINWKTKWKRINYDLHNVLGFYSLILALVMAFTAMMMSFPWLRKSVIDLAGGYPRSPRKTEVVQPETYRQKINALATADSIWYKVRTEIALKNKDAVIIHIPEEDEDVVYACTDMQDGSWRDLRFDRYTLELLPTSQQPIGEAKTAEWISRANFGLHTGYIGGLTTKILYFVASLICATLPVTGFYVWWGKRKKKNPKKTTKKKLVAI